tcgtccacacgtaaacggcattttcagtcactgaaaacgcagatttctaaaaacgcctgccagggtggatattttcgaaaactccgtttttgcatttacgcgtggacaagaaaaacggagaaaacgcagtgtcaaaggtgtgcgccacattattgtttcggtgaaatgaatttctacaatactgttactgttaattgtactctctgcagtgtttaaatgcttacatacacacacatagttactgtccctccacacatacgactcggttctgcttctgtgcgccatctttgtttactgtttcctaccgaggcttctagacttctgattggccaacatttctacacggttaggaatatattgCCAACTGTtgttttggcatgttcctagcagcgttttccttcatttctgcatttacgtgtggacgggattatttttaaacgaaaacggaaaatctccgtttcaAAAAtaccgtgtacgtgtggacgtagcctgactTCCCTAGTGGGGGAAGGGGGGTGGCTTTGTAGGCCTCTCTCACATTAGCATACAGTAGGTCAGTTGTCTTGTTTCTCCATGTGGAACAATTCACAAACTGGTGAAAAGCAGCCAGAGTCCAGGGTGACATGGTTAAAGTCTCCACATTTAATAATGAAAGCCTCGGGGTGTTGTGTCTGCAGTCTTGCTGTGTGTATTTCCTCACAGGCAGCTGTTGCGTCGGCCTTGGGAGGgatctaaacacacacacagatcacatGACTGAACTTTCAATTTAGATAATATGTTAACGACTAGCAGCTCCAGGTCTGAACAGCATACAGATACTTTAACGGAGACGCGCCCAGGGTTACAATATCTGTTGTTGATGTAGACAGTAAGTCCCCCACCTCTGCTTTCTCCACTGACCTGTTGTCCCTATTGGCTCTCACAGACATGAATCCACATAGCTCTACGTTAGCCCCTGACGTTAGCTTGGTTAGCCACGCCTCCGTGAAGATAAACAAGCTACACTCACCGTAGATTGGATGGTTGTTCAGAGCAGACAGGTTGTCAATCTTGTTCTGTAGTGAGTTCACGTCGCCCATTATCACTGTCGGGATTGATGGTTTGAATCGCCTCCAGTGATCCACTTTCCTCGCTTTCAGCTTCGCTCCAGTCTCGTGGCCTCTGTAGCTCGGCCAGGATGCTGTGTCGCATGCCGGTGCCTTTGTATTTAGTGCCAGCGGCTTTGCTCTCGAATAGACGAAAGGCCGCTGTTGCTCCAGCGCCATCTTGAAAGTATGTGATGtcaaactgaaattaaaaacactgagGAAGTGCCTACTCACACCATGGACAAATAACTCGCTGTGTCGGGAACGCCATCTCTATGACCTCACACATCTCTATTTGTTGTTTCAGGTTCCTGTCCCCCCGAGTGGCTCCGCCCAGCTCCACCTGTAGCTCCACCTGTAGCTCCGCCTCCAGCCATGTGTCCAACAAGGTGAGTTTGAACTTCTATTtgattcagtgttatttatatagcaccaaatcacaacagccgTCACctcgaggtgctttatattgtaagtcaAAGATCCTACaacaatacaagaaaacagaaaaactcaacaatcacatgacctgctGCGAGCGAgggctttggtgacagtgggaaggaaaatagGAAGAAATTGGTTGGagtttgaaaatgtaaaaataaaagcctttttcACAAACCAGTAAAGATGTGCACGGGCCAGTACCTGAGGGTGTGAGGATGGAcactgaattattattaatattaatgtcTACACCATCATGACATCTGTTTTCAGCAGCACTAAAACTCGCTTCCGACTAATGTCAGAAAGCCTTCCGGTAAAGGTTCgtgtttttatcttattttatttgactttgtCTGTACTTgagattatttatatatatatcttttttcattttcatttaagaaacgtttcatcatcatcatcaggtgacttcttcagtctcagctgactgcaggtctcaatcttataaacaggacatttgtataatgactgaaaccagcccactgaaggaacaatgggctgggaggtcagtctGCTCATCATTAATATGTacattctcatgaccattgatcaacaaccactgatcaatggtcatgagtcCCACTcacagagttggggaatggctgcaatcacagcataagatggtgacagatgtattcttggtggtgttccagggtatgatagcaaagccctcttttccacttcttccatgtacaaattggccacgatggctgaaactggggaacccatggcacacccatgtttctgcctgtagtccatccatccatctttatccgctttatccgaggccaggtcatgggggcagcagcctaagcagagaagcccagacctccctctccccagccacctcctccagcttatccggggaacaccaaggcgttcccaggccagccgagagatataatctctccagcgtgtcctgggtctgccctgggcctcctcccgtgggacatgcccgaacacctcacccaggaggcatccttgtcagatacccgaaccacctcaactggctcctttcgatgtggaggagcagcggctctactctgagccccggatggctgaacttctcaccccatctctaagggagggccagccacccttcggaggaagctcatttctgccgcttgtatccgcgatctcgctctttcggtcactacccacagctcgtggccacaGGTGAGGTAGGGACGAGATCGactcggtaaattgagagcttcgcttttacacttagctccctcttcaccacgacggtgaagcgtccgcatcactgcagccgcagcaccaatccgtctgtcgatctccggctcccttctcccatcactcacGAACAaaaccccgagatacttgaactcctccacttggggcaggaactcatccccgacctggagtgggcactcgacccttttccggctgagaaccatggcctcagatttggaggtgctgatcctcattcccgctgcttcacactcggctgcgaactgttccagtctgagctggaggccttcaccgatgaagccaacagaaccacatcatccgcaaaaagcagagatgagattctgaggccaccaagtgaaagccctccgccacttggctgcgcctagaaatcctgtccataaaaattatgaacagaaccggtgacaagggcagcctggcggagcccatcacccaccgaaacgagtccgacttattgccggcaatgtgaaccaaactcttgcaacggttgtatagggatcaaatggcccatagcaatgggccagacaccccatactcccatacacctcccacaggacacctcgagggacacggtcgaatgccttctccaagtccacaaaacacatgtagactggttgggcaaactcccatgcaccctcaagtatccttgagaggataaagagctggtccagtgttccgcgaccaggacgaaaaccgcattgttcctcctgtatccaagTTCGACTATcagacgaactctcctttccagcaccctggcatagactttcccagggaggctgaggagtgtgatccccctgtagttggaacacaccctccggtctcccttcttaaagatggggaccaccaccccggtctgccagggTGGTGGCAGACCGGCCCTGATCTGCCACCACCCCTGATCAGGGGTGGTGGCAGatctgcccctgatctccacgcaacattgtagaggcgtgtcaaccaggacagccctacaacgtccagagccttcaggaactcggggcggacctcatcaacaccaggggctctgccaccaaggagttgttgaactgcctcagtgacctcgcccccggaaattggcgggtcattcccctcatccccagactctgcttcctccgcGGAAGACGTGTCattgggattaaggaggtcctcgaagtattccttccaccgcctgacaattttctcagtcgacgtcagcagcgctccgccagcactatacacagtgcaggtagagcaccgctttcccctcctgagacacctgacggtttgccagaatctcttcgaggcagtccgaaagtttatttccatggcctctccgaactcctcccacacccgagtttttgcttcagccactgcctgagctgcattccgcttggcctgtcgatacctgtcggctgcctccggagtcccacaggctaaccaagcccgataggactcagtcttcagcctggtggctcccttcacctctggtgtccaccatttggttcggggattaccaccatggcaggcaccaaccaccttgcggccacagctcaatgcagcagcttcggcgatggagacgctgaacatcgtccattcggactcaatgtccccagtctccctcggaatgctgttgaagctctgccagaggtgtgcgttgaagatctcgcggactggggcctctgctagacgttcccagcacaccctcactaaatggtaaatggtaaatggcctgtatttatatagcgctttctagtccctaaggaccccaaagcgctctacatatccagtcattcacccattcacacacacattcacacactggtgatagcAAGCTACGccagtagccacagccaccctgggcgcactgacagaggcgaggctgcggacactggcgccaccgggccctctgaccaccaccagtaggcaacgggtgaagtgtcttgcccaaggacacaacgaccgagactgtccgagccggggctcgaaccgttAACGCGTTTaagtgcaccgggtctgtccagcgtcctcccccgctacctgatccaactcaccaccaggtggtgatcagttgacagctcagcccctctctttacccgagtgtccagaacatatggtcgcaggtctggtgatacgattacaaaatcgatcatctaCCTGcagcctagagcgtcctggtgccacgtgcacttatggacactcttatgttcgaacaaggtgttcgttatggccagactgtgatttgcacagaagtccaataacaaaacaccgctcggattcagatcagggaggccgttcctcccaatcacgcccctccaggtctcgctatCGTTACCTACCTacatgagcattgaagtctcccagcaggacaacagagtctccaggtggggcaccttccatcAGTCCACCATGGCCTCCGCccggcacacaatgcacccgacccctatggcgcctcctgcgggtggtgggcctgcgggaggatgggcccatgtctcctcttcgggctgtgcccagCCAGgtcccatggactaaggcccggccgcCAGActctcgccctcgggcaccctccccgggcctggctccaaggcggggccccggtaaccctatcccgggcagggtaaactgttccctcgatgttctcttcataagggtcttctgaatcgctctttgtctggtccctcacccaggaccaatttgccatgggagaccctaccagggggcaaaagcccccagacaacatagcccctgggatccctgggacacacaaacccctccaccacgataaggtagcgattcacggagaggtaGTACTGCCTGTAGTACTGACCTtatatgtgaagtaggtggaattaagacacagctcaaacacacttggtcgatgctgagagtggtcctgttgctgaggttggggtcatcctgtaatctcttatgaACTTCCTCCAACACTttcgtgactgggatgcaagtgaagagagatgtaagaTCGTAcaagaccatggtttcatctgtctccatcatgacatctctcaccttctcaacacaatccaaggtgttctggatgtggtgttcagagctgcccaccagcgtGTTGAAGTCAGACAAATGGCACTTCAATACAATCAAAGAGTTTAGTTGTTGTTTTGACAGATGTTTTATccagttttctctcttttgaaTATTTGTTATTACTCACTAATAAGAATAAAGTAGCTTTATCCCATTACTCGGTTAATGGAGTAAATAATAGACATAAAAACACCACCGTGCGTTTTATGTTCAGTGAACAGGATCTACATGTGAGCGTGGCAGTGACGACATGTCTGTGACTTCCTGTTTCAGGAGAACATCGTTGTTTCAGAGGCAGCGCTACCGGCAGAACGAAGACCACCTCAGCTGGATTATTATGGGCCTGAGACCGATCTCCGCCCACCTGAGGAGGTGGCTGAGCGTCAGCCAGGGAGTCAGGCAATCAGAGACGGAGGATGTTCATCAGTGAAGAGGAAGAGCTCAGAGCTCGAGGCCACAGAGGAGGTGACGGCAGACACCAAGCGAGTCTCTCCCCATTTCCTTGGCTCCTCTTCCTTCTCCTTGCTGGAGGCAGCCGAACAGGAGCtacaggagaggaggaggcaggaggaggatgaCCGACAGCTTGCTTTGATCCTGCAGAAGCAGCTCGACCAGGAGGAGAAACGGTGTGCCACTGACAGAAGCAAAGGCTCCACCGACGCCTACCGGCTCCGACCACACCGAGGAGCTGAGCAGGAGGGCCGCACCTCTATCATGCCAGGAAGACCCTCCAGGAGAACGCCAAAGAACTGCACCGCCAAGCCCTctgctgcctcctcctcctcctcctcctcagggaAGGGGAGCAAACAGACTCTTCTGACTGAGATGTTCTCCACCCACAGCAGCTGAGCTGTCCTCTGcctgctcctcctccccccCCCTTCCTGCAGGAGCATGAATAAACTGAGCTGTCTACCTGAGCGCTGTTGTTACTTTAAAACACATCCTGACCAGAAGTTTGTGGACACGCTGCTGCCTCTTACCTGTGAGTCATCATGGTGAGCGCACGGCGGTCCACAGATTTGATGGCAGTGAACGCACGCTCGGGAATGGTGAACAGAGTTCATGTGTTTTAAAGTTGCTGCTGGAGAATGACTTCCTGCCTCTGCAGGTCATCCAGCTGGAACGCTTCTTTCTCATTGGTGGAAGCGCTGGCGAGGACTCAGTGCTGTCAGGTTATTTTTACCCGTTTGCTAGGTGACACAGAGTCACCATTTTGTTTCCAGCCCCAGCTTCTGTGACTCCGCCCAGAACGCCGTCCACGTCTGGTTAACCTGTTGATGATTTATTGGGTGGTGTGTAATGGTGTCACATGATAAAATGTGAGGCATTGTGGGATACGATGCATGCTGACTGCAGTGGGTCATGTGACGCTACATCTGATTTAATTTTATGGTTTGAATGTTGAAAGTGGGAGTTTCTGTTTTTCCCAGGGTCACCTGAATGCAGCACTCACCCGTTTAAGCGGCACATGGCCGCAGCATACAGTGGGAGGGATTAAAGAGGCTGCTGTGTCAAcctgtttgtctttttgtttttctgagaaATAAACCATCGACATCatcgtttcctgttttctaacaCTAACGAACGAGCAACTCCCCGTTCACTATTTTGCCCAAAGGAACTTTGGCAGACAGACACCCAGGGTTCAAGCCACCGACCTTCCACTTACAAGATGATGTGACGATTATAGGTGGAGCCTCTCTATGACATCACACAGGTCTCACAGTAGAGTTAATTCTATGTAGACCAGAGAAACACAGATcacatttcagctttttaaaacttttgaaCCCTTCAGATGTTTTTATGGTTAAACGATGATACGAGGTCGGTGAAAGGGTCACATACATAACATCTCCTATCACTAGTACGCAGATGATATCCAAATGTACCTTCCTCTAAATTTGGATGCCCCGTCCCCATTCTCGCCTTTGTTCCAATGTCTGCGGGTGGTTAAAGACTGGCTATCCCAGAACTCGCTTATCTTAAATGAAAGCATAACAGAAATTGTTTTCGATAGCCACGTTCCTCTGGGCCAGCTAACTGATACAATGGGGTCTTTCGCCAACCACCTTTCTCGTTCTGCCAGAAACCTCGGAGTGCTCATGGATAgttcttttaaattaaacaagcAAGTATCCACTGTGCTAAAAAACTGCTTTTATCAATTACACCAAATGTCCAAAGCTAAACCCTATATACCGCATAAAGAACTTGAAAAACGTATCCATGCCTTCATCACTTCTAGATTGGACTATTGCAACTCTCTTTACCTGGGCCTCCAACTCTCCCTCCTTCAGCGCCTGCAATTAGCCCAAAATGCGGCAGCATGCCTCCTAACCGGCACCAGAAGGCATGAGCACATCACCCCTGTCCTCGCTAACCTACACTGGCTTACCGTCAAATATCgcattgatttcaaaatccttctgctcacttttaaaattctaaataaCCTGCCCCGTAGGTGTTTAACTGATCTCCTTGATCCGTACAACCTAAAGAGAGCACTAAGATCCTCCAGCCAACTGCTCCTAATGCAACCAAGGTCTCGTTTAAAAACTAGAGGTGACCGTGCATTTGCCATCACTGCCCTAGACTCTGGAATAATCTCCCAGTCGAAATCCGGACATTGGAATCAGTTCAATCGTTCAAATCCCGTTTAAAAACATGCTTGTTTAACTTAGGTTTTGAAACAAATTAGTTTGACTTTCATTCGGCCTGCATTACACCATGTAAATGCAATTTTAAGTATAATGTTCTTTGTTCTGCCCGCATTGcggttttattgtgaagcactttgatctACACTAGTCTTTTAAATATACTATAGAAATAAactttgacttgacttgacatgCGACCTCAGACTGAGGaacaggaagcatcagcagGTCAGAGACTCGGGGTCAGAAACCAAGTCACTGCGTACGGTCTAACAGGAAGTTACATCGCCAAACAGCTTTCTGCGGTTTCCCTGCGGTCATGTGACCCTGGTGACTGATGTCAACATCCCCGAGGAGTCATGGTTTCCGCTGTGTGACCTAATGAGCTCCACGAGAAAATGTGAGGAAGTCGACCACATCAGGGCTGATCGATGAGGATGCTTCGACGCGGGCTACTTGGCTCGCCGTTCGGGTTATTGGGACTGCGACTCAGAAACTCCAAAGGAGACGCTGCTGTGGACCAAAGTTCACTCCAGTTCATCAGACTCAGAAGAGGATGTTTCTGTGTCTCACCTGTTTAAGCTTTAAAATTTGCAgcattaggggcgtggcctctttgacgtACAGGTGGCACAGAAACTGACGTCTCACTGAGATTTTTCTATTTCACTCGCATGAGCTCGGGCGCTCTCTCTGGAGTATTCAGCATGAGCTCAGGTGTCCACTGTGGGCTGAGAACTGATCAGCTGCTGTCTGTACCAACACAGATGAGATGAATGAGTAAACATATCTAGTAACGTGCATACATCTCATCATTCTCACATTCCTGCTCTTATATTTGGttgtttcttgtattttgcagctctgttgcttgtgaagctggcacacaagcatttcactcacatgtgctgtgactataaaagtgatttgatttgattacagagaaaagcagcagaaacatcTGATCTGAACAGGCACTGATTTGATCTTTGAGTggcctgtgacctctgaccccctGACTGTTAGGAGGTCTTTCTCAGTCCAGCCTCTGGAGCTGTGAACTTAGTTCAGTCTACAAATGCACCAAAACCTCCAAATAATTAACTTCTAATTAATTTCATCTTTCGAGGTCTCAATGTGATCGGAACCAGTCATGTTTTACCTTTATGCCATTCTGCTGACCAGTCACGATCAGTGGTGACAGAATCGACCAATAAGAATCCACCCTGACAGATTTAAAAATCCAGCGAGCAGGCTGAGAAACCTCCCCCCTCGTGTTGAGCCACAGAAGCAGAATCACCAGCTGCTGCGTCAcatcatgtgtgtgtttgtaagtccaattttatcctgtttatttctgtttttccattttgatACCGAGCCGGTCCTGTTGAGCGTTAGTTTCCATCTTTTGTACTTCCTACATGCGTAATAGCGGGAGGCGTGTCCTAGTGCATGTGCTGATAGATATTTGTAGTTGCTCCTCAGACAGAGTCTAAAGTGGATCGTCAGTCAGCCTTCCCGGTGAGTCGACTTCTGTTATTATTAATAGAAACATATGACTGTTGCTCAAAGTCTGTGTACTGtcacagattttttaaaaatcatcttacacataataaataaaataaaactgagaaatTATATTTGTAAATGGGTTTAATAATTTCAACATAAAAGTACAAATAGAAGGAGCCTTTATTCATGGTTTTACTTTGATGAGACTTGTAGTTTGACCTGAATGATACATGATCACACGGTTtagtatatatattattatttagtGATTTAAACACAAGGACTGAAGAACGAGTGATTATTAATCTGTATGATTGAATCAATGTTTTTATGTGACATCTTTAAACATGTTTCTATTATTAATAATGATTATTCAGTAAATTCAGTATGACTTTATTGATATTGACAGAAATATGAATGTGATTATTTCGATGACATGTCAAGGATGATTTTGTAagtttataaatataaataaatttataaAGAACCAGATTAAATGAGTCACATCACAGCATAATTAGAGGAATCCAATAACAGGAATCAGAAATGAGGACTCATTTTACAGGAACCCGATCACAAAAGTCAAATTACAGGAGTCATATTGAAAGAGATTATAGAACCAGATTATATGGATCAGATCACAGGATGTATATTACGGCAAATTACAGGAACTGGAATACAGGGTCAGACTAGAGGAGTCAGAGTATAGGAGCAAGATTACAAAGAACAGATTACAGGAGTCAGATTAGAGTAATCATGCTAGCAAGATTACAGAGTCATATTAGAAGAGTCAGATTGTGCGATTCAAATTACAGACATCGAATTACAGGAGTCAGATTAGAGGAATCAGAACACATGAGCCAGATTTCAAGAGCCACATTACAGGGGTCATATTAGAGGACTCAGTTTATAGGGACCTGATCACAGGAGTCGGAATTTAGATATTTGGTTTAGAAGAAATGACAATACTATGAAGGATGTGTTTTTACCTTCAGAGACTCGCCTGCATTAATCTCATGACTGTTTTCATGTGCAGTCTCTATAAGAATCTAGATGTGTGTATCAAGGTGTCTGCGATGTGTGGGCGTGTCTCTAGTTCCCATGGCGATTGTCTGCATACTGTGCAACATCCTGCTACTGGTTCCTGAGCTGAAGATCCAGTTCCTGTTGGACGGTCATGTGACTAGAGAGGCTACCTGGGCCACAGGACTGTGGGGCTCTGGCTTCCTggtgagtgtgtgtatatacatggactggttcttatactacacataaatatatatatatatagatatagatatatatatatatatgtatactactataacatgcctcattcatgcatgtttgtgtatgtgagcTTCAGATCAGTAGGCCAAAGTAGGGTTCTACATATCACCTTACTTTGGACCTTTCATCTCTTCCTCAAAGTTAAATAAGGTCAGCTTTAATAAAATGTCTGTTGTCTGTGAAACTAAGCTTCATCTCTGGTGCCTTCACATTTAGGAAACGATTGGGGTCAACCTGAAACaaaggcagatgtgaaatgtaaaagtgagatCGAGGTCAACTGTGACATGATATTTAGATGCAAAATATAATGTGATAGTCACAATCACATAGTAcgattaaaaagaacaaagtaaACAATATGAAAATATACAGAATATAATATTATTCCCTCAAAAGTAAATACTGCACAGAGCTCCCCTAGCAGAAGTCTGcagactgcttcttcttctttagacTCTCTCCAATCtttctttctgagttaacttaaGTAATGACTTTCTCCAAAACATCAGTGTGTCTACTACACCTCAatcctacaagactgctcactaattataggccaatctccaaccttcctttcatatcacaaatccttgaaagagtagttgtcaaacagctaacagatcatctgcagaggaatggcttatttgaagagtttctgCTGTCTATTAGTGCCTCTATTTTGTCTGTGCTAGTGCCGTACCCTGTCATTGACTTGTGTTGATTCTCCatattactgtgaagcactttggtgtgccttcgggtttttaaatgtgctatataaataaaactgtattgtattgtattgtaagagtttcagtcaggtttcagagctcatcacagcacagaaacagctttagtgaaggttacaaatgatcttcttatggcctctgacagtggactcatctctgtgcttgtcctgctagacctcagtgcagcgttcgatactgttgaccatattTCATTGAGTGATTCAGTCACAGCTTGGGGCAGATAGCCCCCCCCCTcattgagcctggttctgctgcaagttttccttcccagtgtTTCCAAAGCGCTCGTTCATTatgatttttgttgtttttctgttttctttatagTATTGtataccttacagtataaagcaccttgcggcgactgttgttgtgatttggtgctatataaataaaattgaattgaattgaaaagttGCATATCAATGATCATAAACAGACCTCCCAGCCTATTGTTTGTCAGTGtcgctggtttcagtcattgtacaaatgtcctgtttataaggttgaaacctgcagtcagctgagactggagaaatcacctgatgatgatgaaacgtttcttcTATtgaaatgtccagatgaacaggatCAACTTTGGGTATAGACCAATTACCTGTATTACCTGTGGTTTCAAAGGTTATTGAAAAAGTTGCTGCTAAACAACTAAAAGAACATTTGGAAAGAGCAGCTTTGCTCCATCCAATGGAGCTTAAATTTAGATTAAACCAACCAAAACTGCAGAGCTAATCCATTTGCTTATATGGAATAGAATAGACACATTgacattgtacatgtacaacaaaactGTGGGT
The genomic region above belongs to Oreochromis aureus strain Israel breed Guangdong linkage group 14, ZZ_aureus, whole genome shotgun sequence and contains:
- the rnf168 gene encoding E3 ubiquitin-protein ligase rnf168, giving the protein MSPVSEVEGSDVGGRGQETTLSKEDCLCPVCLEIFMEPVTLPCTHTFCKVCFLESVDKATLCCPMCRKRVSTWARLHSRNNTLVNERLWRRVQTCFPRQCEHRLSGQGEVEDPHSALVCFRRVSEPGELRQEYEDQITKLTKEKRELQEEERKASEEYIQRLLAEEEQLLRDERKRRDEDERLARLLSDQLNPPPLEDRGHVAVTPLKKKKAASVGHIEKFLSPRVAPPSSTCSSTCSSASSHVSNKENIVVSEAALPAERRPPQLDYYGPETDLRPPEEVAERQPGSQAIRDGGCSSVKRKSSELEATEEVTADTKRVSPHFLGSSSFSLLEAAEQELQERRRQEEDDRQLALILQKQLDQEEKRCATDRSKGSTDAYRLRPHRGAEQEGRTSIMPGRPSRRTPKNCTAKPSAASSSSSSSGKGSKQTLLTEMFSTHSS